The segment CCTGGTAAAAATGTTAGACCGGTGCAAAACATTTATATCATTGAGACTACCAGGCATCccaaagaaagcatgccatATCCATAAATTGTACGACGCAACCGCCTCCAAAACTATGGAAGGCTTGCGAGTATGGCCCGTATAAGCGCCATGCCATGCTTTCGGACAGTTCTTCCACACCCAATGCATGCAGTCGATGCTCCCCAGCATCCCGAGGAACCCTCGCCGCTCGCCATCGGCCAAGAGGCGAGCAGTATCTTCTGCAGTGGGAGCCCGGAGATATTCATCAGAGAAAAGCACAACAATAGCCTCGACAAACTTCCTCAAGGCTAGCATACTCATCAACTGCGTCGGATTTGACTCCGTACGCTAGTTGACGGATTGCCGCAGTCATTTTTTGTAGGGGGCTTAGGCCGAGCTTCCCGGTTGCATCCCTCCTCTGCCGAAACCATGGGTCATGCTGCTCCACAACGGCCGCTATTCTCAAGAACAATCAGCGAGTCATCCGAACAATCAGCGAGTCATCCGTTGCTGTGCCCGCTCACACCCTTTTTCACCGAGCTGGAGACACAGTGTGTCGACGACAAGTGGAGCGGGCTGCTCGTCACGCGCTCGACCGCAGCGGGTGGAGCTACGACCTCACGTTCTAGTACCTCGACTACAACAACGGCTACCGCTTCATCACCGGCTGGAAGGTGTTCCTCCAAGTGAACAGCCTAGAGCTGGACGGCGAGGGCAGGTTCCCGCGCGGCAGCTGAGCACGATTTAGCTTTCAATCCCCTTGACTCCTTATAGATCTGAGCTATTGGAATATACTTGGTCTGTAAACTTTGTGGATTGAGATTCAGGAGATTTTGGATAATTTTTGATGGGGATCAAATGTATTTTTGTCTTGAGACTTTAGTTCTTGATGGGGAAACTTTGTGGattgagatgagtcgatttgagcatggcggcggcgacaggagcacggcggcggtggcggcgacaggagcagcagccgaactagctctttttttttttggctcaggAACATTTTTTAGTGTTAGTTGGAGGCACAATCCGACACTGAAAAGaactttcagtgccggttctagcccggtactgatagtttttgactatcaataccgagtaaagagtgccggttgaaaaatcgatactgaaattattttttaacgGGCACTGATGTGTTATTTTGTGGTAGTGAAATTGGCACCAGAGGAAGAAATTATGAGTATTTGAAGTAACTATTATAAATTAATATAGCAAGGTAAGTCATCTCTCTGGTATGTAAGAAGACGTTGTCTGAAAGTGACACGTGGTTGTCTTCTACTAGAAATTTTTCTTAATGACATGGTTGTTTCCATGCGGATCAAACATCGTGCAATAGCTATCTATACGTACCGTACCCGGCACACTGCTGCACGCGGGCTGCACGCGGCTGTACTCGCGGGTTCTGCTCTGCCCTCCACGTACAAGGTGGGTTACTGTGACAGGACGCCTACGTTCCAAACTTGTAGAAAAGATTCCTCTCCCGTTTCCTCTTCACTCATCTCTTCTAGGATATCATCGCTTTGACACCTCCGTGTCCCTGTACAGAACCACTATGTGTATGCAGTCCTTTTTCGACTTAACTGCGAAGTCCTATCACACGGATAGTTTCCGCGGTTGCTATAGACTTCACTGCTTTGCCACATGTTCCAAGTCTTCTTGCGCGTCTAATTGTCTTATCACCCTGAGTTTCCGAGGTGTCCTTCTCACAAAGTCTTATATATGGTCACAGCCTGTAGAATTGTTTCACAAACTGTTTCTTTTATGGTGTTGTATTGATTCCTGGTGCGACTTCCTTACTACAACCCTACAACTAGCTCCAACTCCTCCAGGTTGTGATTTCCTCTACGCTCGCACTACAAGATTGAATGATtgattatatatatgcacatgtactaatatatatatcaatttctctTACTTTCCGGGCATCCAGGATAATCGATCTACATATTGTTTTGATCGATCCTAATGGcagagatggtgagttccgcagtggtccaGGAGGCAGTTAGCCAAGTCCTATCTAGCATAAGGGACAAGTACGAGGGGAAGTCAAATGCAAAGGAGCACATGGAGAGGATGGAGATGGCGCACATCAAGCTGGAGGCCGCCTTCGAGACATCCGACAAGTGGAACGTCACAAGCGCGCCATTGCTGCGTTGGCGGAGCAAGCTCAAGCGCGCTGTGCAGGAGTGCGACGACACACTGCGGAGGTGCAAGCAGCGCTCTCagggagaagaggaagggaCGGAGAACGGGGTAAGGAAGCTCACCTTTCCTAAACGGATTGCTCACACTGCCAAGTCGTTCGTTTCCTCCATCTTTAATCGCGGCGACGACGAGCTGAGCGGATCCACCGTTCGGCGATTCGAGTGGTTCGCAGACGGTGCTAGCGAGTTTTTGAGATATGTGGagcttggtggcacaccacgcCAATACATGTTCTTCGACCCTCTTGTGCGCCATCTTCTCGCAGGCAAAGGAACAGAGTATAGCTTTGTTCGCGGGGACCAACACCTCTCGTTTTTGCTCGGGCCCTTCAGTCCTCCCGAGCATGGGATAGAGGGTAGGCTGAAATTTTTCTTCGAAGATGGTAATAAGCCAGAGAATAATTTCCTTCTTGGTCTTCACTTTAGACTTTCCGAGAGTACCGACATAGTTGGGGTTGTAGTTAGATGCCTGCAGCTGTTTACGCCTCACTTGAGGTCCACTTCTGAGACTGTGAAGACAAAGCTCACCCAGCTACCAACGCAAGACTTCTACTGGGCGCCATATATTGATTCAAGCCTTAAGAAACACTGGAACAATCTTCACAACATATTTTGTAAATGGTTTCGGCCAGATCCGCTTTGTTGCCAGCAACATGATCATCGGCACATGCAGAGCTATGCCGGTAGCAACACAAGCTCATCATCAGAATCATTTCCATGTGATATATACTTGGAACCAGTTACCGAAGTGTTTTTGCTGGGCCACGTCCCACTGTCACCTGGGTACAACAAACAGAGGGCGGTCGTCGACGGCGAAACATGCCCGGTGAGAGATGTTCCATACCTGAAACTGGGAGGACTCTTCTCGCCCCATGCTTCTTCTGAAGATTTGTTGCCTGCAGTTGGGGGTTCAGCGACAGAGATGCTCAACGGGGAGGCCGCGCAACGTGGCTTGTATGCAAACATTTCCTTTGAACAGCTGGGCGAGATCATGCTACCCAAGGCGGTAGATTGCCTTTGCCGGAATGCGGGAGCGACCTCGTATCAGATGCTGTGGAAGTCCAAGCACGGCGGCGCATTCCTTCGGGTCCAGAAGACCGCATGGCGAGCAACCAGTCGGAAAGGTAGGGGACGAAACCGTCTGAAACGGTGGGGCAAGGGAGTGCCGAGATGGACAGGTGGAAGTTTAGCCACTGAGTTCCTCGGCTCGTGGGTTGCGCACGCGCCTGCCCAGCTGCAGGGCTCAATCGCAGACTGGATTAAAAAAGGATCCGTAATGCAGTTTGCACTTGATTAGAAGTAGTTAG is part of the Phragmites australis chromosome 12, lpPhrAust1.1, whole genome shotgun sequence genome and harbors:
- the LOC133887378 gene encoding uncharacterized protein LOC133887378 isoform X1 gives rise to the protein MAEMVSSAVVQEAVSQVLSSIRDKYEGKSNAKEHMERMEMAHIKLEAAFETSDKWNVTSAPLLRWRSKLKRAVQECDDTLRRCKQRSQGEEEGTENGVRKLTFPKRIAHTAKSFVSSIFNRGDDELSGSTVRRFEWFADGASEFLRYVELGGTPRQYMFFDPLVRHLLAGKGTEYSFVRGDQHLSFLLGPFSPPEHGIEGRLKFFFEDGNKPENNFLLGLHFRLSESTDIVGVVVRCLQLFTPHLRSTSETVKTKLTQLPTQDFYWAPYIDSSLKKHWNNLHNIFCKWFRPDPLCCQQHDHRHMQSYAGSNTSSSSESFPCDIYLEPVTEVFLLGHVPLSPGYNKQRAVVDGETCPVRDVPYLKLGGLFSPHASSEDLLPAVGGSATEMLNGEAAQRGLYANISFEQLGEIMLPKAVDCLCRNAGATSYQMLWKSKHGGAFLRVQKTAWRATSRKGRGRNRLKRWGKGVPRWTGGSLATEFLGSWVAHAPAQLQGSIADWIKKGSVMQFALD
- the LOC133887378 gene encoding uncharacterized protein LOC133887378 isoform X2, whose translation is MAEMVSSAVVQEAVSQVLSSIRDKYEGKSNAKEHMERMEMAHIKLEAAFETSDKWNVTSAPLLRWRSKLKRAVQECDDTLRRCKQRSQGEEEGTENGVRKLTFPKRIAHTAKSFVSSIFNRGDDELSGSTVRRFEWFADGASEFLRYVELGGTPRQYMFFDPLVRHLLAGKGTEYSFVRGDQHLSFLLGPFSPPEHGIEGRLKFFFEDGNKPENNFLLGLHFRLSESTDIVGVVVRCLQLFTPHLRSTSETVKTKLTQLPTQDFYWAPYIDSSLKKHWNNLHNIFCKWFRPDPLCCQQHDHRHMQSYAGSNTSSSSESFPCDIYLEPVTEVFLLGHVPLSPGYNKQRAVVDGETCPLGVQRQRCSTGRPRNVACMQTFPLNSWARSCYPRR